One window from the genome of Rhodopirellula halodulae encodes:
- a CDS encoding M20 family metallopeptidase produces MSLAVRLLSELIGFPTVSHTSNQEITEWVAKRLASLGFECEQTRYLDGEGVAKFNLIAKRSPHCSTSDSGKLSEPGEDGISANSGEGSVVAPENQMGVAYFCHTDVVPADRWAGPGGKAFQPVLEGNRLYGRGACDMKGSLAAMLAAVEAVKQEDQSAPIWIVCTADEEVGLRGARELVRRSEAYQEIVRHDPLTLIGEPTELQVVYAHKGMSGFRVVSHGRAAHSSTDEGVNANVSMIPLLQTVLELHERVQSDPMLRDDRFDPPTLTFNFGISDHAEATNIVPDRSELWANWRTMPNVDGACLIDDAKAAAEALGLEFRGYSAVAPLETPIDDPALLRMCQLAQQYGADQKPMTVCYATDGAALETLSHRVVCGPGSIRQAHTVDEYIEVESLESGVSLFRDAIQAFAMK; encoded by the coding sequence TTGTCACTTGCTGTTCGCCTACTGTCCGAACTGATCGGTTTCCCGACGGTCAGCCACACCAGCAATCAGGAAATCACGGAATGGGTAGCGAAGCGGTTGGCGTCTCTCGGTTTTGAATGTGAGCAAACTCGATACCTGGACGGCGAAGGTGTCGCAAAATTCAATTTGATTGCCAAGCGTTCACCCCACTGTTCCACGTCAGATTCCGGCAAATTGTCAGAGCCCGGTGAGGACGGTATCTCAGCCAATTCGGGCGAAGGGAGCGTTGTCGCACCCGAGAATCAAATGGGGGTGGCTTACTTTTGCCATACCGACGTGGTGCCCGCCGATCGATGGGCGGGACCAGGGGGCAAAGCGTTTCAGCCGGTCTTGGAGGGCAATCGGCTCTATGGGCGTGGGGCTTGCGACATGAAAGGGTCCCTCGCAGCGATGTTGGCGGCGGTCGAAGCGGTCAAGCAAGAAGATCAGTCCGCGCCGATTTGGATTGTCTGCACGGCTGACGAAGAAGTTGGGCTTCGCGGGGCCCGAGAATTGGTGCGCAGGAGCGAAGCCTATCAAGAAATCGTGCGGCACGATCCGCTGACGTTGATCGGCGAACCCACTGAGTTACAGGTTGTGTACGCGCACAAAGGCATGAGCGGTTTTCGTGTGGTGTCGCACGGTCGAGCGGCCCACAGCAGCACCGATGAAGGCGTCAATGCGAATGTTTCGATGATTCCTTTGTTGCAAACCGTTTTGGAACTGCATGAACGGGTGCAGTCCGATCCGATGCTTCGCGACGACCGGTTTGATCCGCCGACGTTAACGTTCAATTTTGGGATCAGCGATCACGCGGAAGCGACCAACATCGTTCCGGATCGCAGTGAGCTGTGGGCGAATTGGCGAACGATGCCAAACGTGGATGGAGCATGTTTGATTGATGATGCCAAAGCCGCCGCCGAAGCATTGGGGTTGGAGTTTCGAGGCTATTCAGCGGTCGCTCCATTGGAAACGCCAATCGACGATCCCGCTTTGCTTCGCATGTGTCAACTTGCGCAGCAATACGGCGCCGATCAAAAACCGATGACGGTTTGTTATGCAACGGATGGTGCGGCGTTGGAAACACTGAGCCACCGCGTGGTGTGTGGTCCGGGGAGCATTCGGCAAGCACACACCGTGGACGAATACATCGAAGTGGAGTCATTGGAATCCGGCGTTTCGCTCTTTCGCGATGCCATCCAAGCATTCGCCATGAAGTGA
- a CDS encoding YraN family protein, translating to MHKRLASLSNWRRLIQDWYLDRRFGSINPTAPLGRRGEQVAARELRRKGLQIIAESESDRAGEIDLIALRKKPRLMVFVEVKTLSTTRPGHPADRVDENKQARITRAALRYLKRKRLLGIPCRFDVVAIWWPREEPQPTRIEHIESAFDATGVDAFFG from the coding sequence ATTCACAAACGGCTTGCGTCGCTCTCAAATTGGCGGCGATTGATCCAGGACTGGTACCTTGATCGCCGCTTCGGCTCGATCAACCCAACGGCCCCGCTGGGCCGGCGCGGCGAACAGGTGGCCGCCAGAGAACTGCGACGCAAGGGTTTGCAGATCATCGCGGAAAGCGAATCGGACCGCGCCGGCGAGATTGACTTGATCGCCCTACGGAAAAAACCGCGATTGATGGTGTTTGTCGAAGTCAAAACACTCTCCACCACGCGCCCCGGCCATCCAGCCGATCGAGTCGACGAGAACAAACAGGCCCGCATCACCCGAGCAGCACTTCGCTACCTCAAACGAAAACGGCTGCTCGGCATCCCCTGCCGATTCGACGTGGTGGCGATTTGGTGGCCCCGAGAGGAACCGCAGCCAACTCGCATTGAACACATTGAATCCGCATTCGATGCAACCGGCGTGGATGCCTTCTTCGGATAA
- a CDS encoding DJ-1/PfpI family protein, which yields MAKILMLVGDFVEDYEAMVPYQMLLMLGHEVTTVCPGKSAGDTVATAIHDFEGHQTYSEKPGHNFAVTGDFETLNAGDFDALVIPGGRAPEYLRLNEEVLDLVRHFADKKQPIAAICHGPQILAAAGVLKDRQCSCYPAVSPEVQIGGGTYVPPGDGMDTAHVDGNLVTAPAWPAHPAWMREFNKLLSAD from the coding sequence ATGGCCAAGATACTGATGCTCGTCGGCGACTTCGTGGAAGACTACGAAGCCATGGTGCCCTATCAAATGTTGCTGATGCTGGGCCATGAAGTGACAACGGTCTGCCCCGGCAAATCCGCTGGCGACACGGTTGCCACCGCGATCCACGATTTCGAAGGACACCAAACCTACAGCGAAAAACCCGGGCACAACTTCGCCGTGACCGGTGACTTTGAGACGCTGAACGCTGGCGATTTCGATGCGTTGGTGATCCCCGGCGGGCGAGCCCCCGAATATCTGCGACTGAACGAAGAGGTGCTGGATCTGGTCCGACATTTCGCGGACAAAAAGCAACCCATTGCCGCCATCTGTCACGGTCCACAGATCCTGGCCGCTGCGGGCGTTTTGAAAGACCGCCAGTGCAGTTGCTACCCGGCCGTTTCCCCCGAAGTCCAGATCGGAGGCGGAACCTATGTGCCACCCGGTGATGGAATGGACACGGCTCACGTCGACGGGAACCTCGTGACTGCCCCCGCTTGGCCCGCTCACCCCGCATGGATGCGTGAATTCAACAAGCTTCTTTCGGCCGACTGA
- a CDS encoding outer membrane protein assembly factor BamB family protein, whose amino-acid sequence MQRFSLPTFVFSVALAISQAGGWSGTAQADTQLLGPVETRQLGLEEVWRRNLSVPAGRQSIIDQKMVVHQTMSHLFVEVIEKSAQGAEPAEAVSADDAAAEEPVIDENATVYARIAVDMDLEKRGAVDEDEANRLGRLEILRLKRRGIEAELRTRKVPMIRFYTLSNDGTVECRDAESGELIWLQRVGGAGRTYGGLGVDETYVTVVNGGELIKLDVANGQEFGVTKLDYVPTGGAMHCNGYAVVPSVGSRIVCYDLNNSIPPPFAEIVAGGTLKMPAHLADANKVAWGTDRGFVYLMELEGEPNVQFRLNTDGIVSGTPAVASGERFFFGSESGQIYGLKATRTGEVLWSRPTGEPIYNSPIFYDEKVLYPTAYGNLMCVSAEDGYSVWPNMVPGVQELLGGIDGKIYARSMAGSLIVVAAEDGKLLGRFPNIQPDSLVVNRSTNRLYLVNERGTMQCLRRPGAVLPKVIQSSAPPEKDEEEAELEKQEPEKTDGGTGTPFDPGGNPFGGDGNDPFGGDMADPFAPAGGADPFGDSPF is encoded by the coding sequence ATGCAACGCTTCTCTCTTCCGACGTTCGTGTTCTCCGTGGCCTTGGCGATTTCGCAAGCGGGCGGCTGGTCGGGAACGGCCCAGGCCGACACGCAATTGCTCGGCCCCGTTGAAACGCGGCAGTTGGGGTTGGAAGAGGTTTGGCGACGCAACCTCAGCGTTCCGGCTGGCCGTCAATCGATCATCGACCAGAAAATGGTGGTCCATCAAACGATGAGCCATTTGTTCGTCGAAGTCATTGAGAAGTCCGCCCAAGGAGCGGAGCCAGCCGAAGCCGTCTCGGCCGACGATGCTGCGGCGGAAGAACCAGTGATCGACGAGAACGCGACGGTCTACGCTCGGATCGCTGTCGACATGGACCTGGAAAAGCGTGGTGCCGTCGATGAGGATGAAGCCAATCGCTTGGGACGGCTCGAAATCCTGCGGCTGAAACGTCGCGGCATCGAAGCCGAACTGCGGACGCGAAAAGTGCCGATGATTCGTTTCTACACTCTGTCCAATGACGGAACGGTGGAATGTCGCGATGCGGAATCAGGCGAACTGATTTGGCTGCAGCGTGTCGGAGGTGCGGGGCGAACGTACGGTGGATTGGGAGTCGATGAGACCTACGTGACCGTTGTGAACGGCGGTGAGCTGATCAAGTTGGATGTCGCCAATGGTCAAGAATTTGGCGTCACCAAACTGGATTACGTGCCCACGGGAGGCGCCATGCACTGCAATGGTTATGCGGTGGTGCCTTCGGTTGGCAGTCGCATCGTTTGCTACGACCTGAACAATTCCATCCCACCGCCGTTTGCAGAAATCGTTGCCGGTGGCACCTTGAAGATGCCGGCACACTTGGCCGATGCCAACAAGGTTGCCTGGGGAACCGATCGCGGCTTTGTTTATCTGATGGAACTGGAGGGTGAGCCCAACGTGCAGTTCCGGCTGAACACCGACGGAATTGTCAGTGGTACCCCGGCGGTCGCGTCCGGCGAACGTTTCTTCTTTGGCTCGGAGTCCGGCCAAATCTACGGCTTGAAAGCCACACGTACCGGTGAGGTGTTGTGGAGTCGTCCAACGGGCGAGCCAATCTACAACAGCCCCATCTTTTACGACGAAAAGGTCCTCTACCCGACGGCCTATGGCAATTTGATGTGTGTCTCGGCCGAAGATGGTTATTCCGTCTGGCCGAACATGGTTCCCGGCGTTCAGGAACTGCTCGGCGGCATCGATGGCAAAATCTACGCTCGCAGCATGGCGGGGTCGTTGATCGTGGTTGCGGCAGAAGACGGCAAGCTGCTGGGCCGCTTCCCGAACATTCAGCCCGATTCGTTGGTCGTCAATCGCTCGACGAATCGTCTGTATTTGGTGAACGAACGTGGCACGATGCAGTGCTTGCGTCGTCCGGGGGCGGTGTTACCGAAGGTGATTCAGTCATCCGCTCCTCCGGAAAAGGACGAGGAAGAGGCCGAACTGGAGAAGCAGGAGCCGGAGAAAACCGATGGGGGTACCGGGACCCCGTTTGATCCAGGCGGCAATCCTTTTGGTGGCGATGGCAATGACCCATTCGGTGGCGACATGGCGGATCCGTTTGCTCCAGCCGGGGGTGCCGATCCCTTCGGCGACAGCCCTTTCTGA
- a CDS encoding DNA gyrase subunit B, translating into MSDSASTDNDSNDPTQDPNAVPAGAVAGDAGAGETEQSPQAPLERVSTSPAANSEYTDKDLLHLSDLEHVRERPGMYIGDTTARGLHHLVYEVVDNSIDEAMAGFAQAVSVTVHTDGSVTVEDDGRGIPVTRHDQLSEELDREVSTLEGVMTVLKFGGKFEKGAYQTSGGLHGVGVTVVNFLSQWTEVEVSRDGSTWTQGYERGVPTGPIQKGRPTKKTGTKTTFKADGQIFSVTKYSFDTLQKRLQELAFLNSGVRIKFLDERNGEGGDYQFDRGIVEFVEHLNRASDALHSDVIQFVGSKDGVEYDIALQYSTEFTETVQSYVNNIHTIEGGTHVSGFRSALTRTLNNYGKKEGLFKNTTPTGDDFREGLTAVISVRVPHPQFEGQTKTKLGNGEVDGIITSGVGESLTKYLEENPRTAKALVRKGLLAAEAREAARKAKDQLRKRKDALGGGGLPGKLRDCISKNMEECEVYLVEGDSAGGSAEGGRMREYQAILPLRGKIINAYKSREDKVLANEEVQSMIQAIGTGIGADQDLSRRRYNKVIIMTDADVDGSHIRTLLLCFFYRQMYQLVAAGHVYVAQPPLFRVSQGKNRYYVQSEDEMKSQLLDRGLNDTRFETEDGRSAEGDAMRALCVALASMEDAIVALERRGVGLRVHAERFDPVTGKLPPFLLTIQGEEHWFMKQADVETYLEQNNATLDIDQPEDETVEEAEATESDEPSKVVAHLAELHEVRTINSGLKDMEPLGFGLQDLIPMDRTGSTNPRFELVRGEDLRRPMEDLRALLPEVRAAGEKGLQVTRFKGLGEMNAEELRETTLDPTNRTLIKVNLTDAGAADEMFRLLMGDKVEPRREFIETHALDVRNLDV; encoded by the coding sequence ATGAGCGATTCTGCTTCGACTGACAACGATTCGAACGACCCCACCCAGGATCCCAACGCAGTGCCCGCCGGAGCGGTTGCCGGCGATGCGGGAGCAGGCGAAACCGAACAGTCCCCTCAGGCTCCGTTGGAACGCGTTTCCACCAGTCCCGCGGCGAACTCGGAGTACACCGACAAGGATTTGTTGCACCTTTCCGACTTGGAACACGTGCGTGAACGTCCCGGGATGTACATCGGTGACACCACCGCTCGCGGTTTGCACCACCTCGTCTACGAAGTGGTCGACAACTCGATCGACGAAGCGATGGCTGGGTTTGCTCAAGCCGTCAGCGTGACGGTTCACACCGATGGCAGTGTCACGGTCGAAGACGACGGCCGCGGAATTCCCGTGACCCGGCACGACCAATTGTCCGAAGAACTCGATCGAGAAGTCAGCACGTTGGAAGGCGTGATGACCGTGTTGAAGTTCGGCGGCAAGTTTGAAAAAGGGGCTTACCAGACCTCCGGTGGTCTGCACGGCGTCGGTGTCACCGTGGTGAACTTCCTGAGCCAATGGACCGAGGTCGAAGTCAGCCGCGATGGATCGACGTGGACCCAGGGCTACGAGCGCGGTGTGCCAACCGGTCCGATCCAAAAAGGCCGTCCAACGAAGAAGACCGGAACCAAGACAACGTTCAAAGCGGACGGTCAAATCTTCAGCGTCACCAAATACAGCTTCGACACGCTGCAAAAACGTTTGCAGGAACTCGCGTTCCTCAACAGTGGTGTGCGAATCAAGTTCCTGGACGAGCGAAACGGCGAAGGCGGCGACTATCAATTCGATCGCGGGATCGTCGAATTCGTGGAACACCTGAACCGTGCCAGCGATGCGTTGCACAGCGACGTGATTCAGTTTGTTGGCAGCAAGGACGGAGTCGAATACGACATCGCTCTGCAGTACAGCACCGAGTTCACCGAAACCGTTCAATCGTACGTCAACAACATTCACACGATCGAAGGCGGAACGCACGTGTCGGGTTTCCGCTCGGCATTGACGCGAACCCTGAACAACTACGGCAAGAAAGAAGGGCTGTTCAAGAACACCACGCCGACCGGTGATGACTTTCGCGAAGGATTGACGGCGGTCATCAGCGTCCGTGTACCGCACCCGCAGTTCGAAGGCCAAACCAAAACCAAGTTGGGCAATGGTGAAGTCGACGGAATCATCACCAGCGGTGTCGGCGAGTCGTTGACGAAGTACTTGGAGGAGAATCCTCGTACGGCCAAGGCGTTGGTCCGGAAGGGATTGTTGGCCGCGGAAGCTCGCGAAGCGGCTCGCAAGGCCAAAGACCAACTCCGCAAACGAAAGGATGCTTTGGGCGGCGGCGGGCTGCCAGGAAAGCTCCGGGACTGCATCTCCAAGAACATGGAGGAGTGTGAAGTCTACTTGGTCGAAGGTGATTCGGCAGGTGGATCGGCCGAAGGTGGCCGGATGCGAGAGTATCAAGCCATCCTGCCGCTTCGCGGTAAGATCATCAACGCTTACAAGAGCCGCGAAGACAAGGTGCTGGCCAACGAAGAAGTCCAGTCCATGATCCAGGCGATCGGGACCGGTATCGGAGCCGATCAAGATCTCTCACGTCGACGTTACAACAAAGTCATCATCATGACTGACGCCGACGTCGACGGCAGCCACATTCGCACCTTGTTGTTGTGCTTCTTCTATCGACAGATGTACCAGTTGGTGGCCGCCGGGCACGTGTACGTGGCTCAACCGCCGCTGTTCCGGGTTTCTCAAGGAAAGAACCGGTACTACGTCCAGTCCGAAGACGAAATGAAGAGCCAGTTGCTGGATCGTGGTCTGAATGACACCCGGTTTGAAACCGAGGATGGTCGCAGTGCGGAAGGCGATGCGATGCGAGCCTTGTGCGTGGCGTTGGCGTCCATGGAAGACGCGATCGTGGCGTTGGAACGTCGCGGTGTTGGCCTTCGAGTTCACGCGGAACGCTTCGATCCGGTCACGGGCAAGCTACCGCCGTTCTTGTTGACGATCCAAGGCGAAGAGCATTGGTTCATGAAGCAAGCCGATGTCGAGACCTACCTGGAACAAAACAACGCGACGCTGGACATCGATCAACCCGAAGACGAGACCGTCGAGGAAGCCGAAGCCACCGAGAGTGACGAACCGTCCAAAGTGGTCGCTCACTTGGCTGAGCTGCACGAAGTGCGAACGATCAACAGTGGTTTGAAGGACATGGAGCCGCTCGGGTTTGGTTTGCAAGACTTGATCCCAATGGATCGAACCGGATCGACCAACCCGCGTTTCGAGTTGGTTCGTGGGGAAGACCTGCGACGACCAATGGAGGATTTGCGAGCGTTGTTGCCGGAGGTTCGAGCCGCCGGTGAAAAAGGCTTGCAAGTGACTCGCTTTAAAGGGTTGGGCGAAATGAACGCGGAAGAGCTTCGCGAAACAACGCTCGATCCAACGAACCGAACGTTGATCAAGGTCAATCTGACGGACGCCGGTGCGGCGGACGAAATGTTCCGACTGTTGATGGGCGACAAGGTCGAACCTCGTCGCGAATTCATCGAAACCCACGCACTTGATGTGCGAAACTTGGACGTCTGA
- a CDS encoding AAA family ATPase: MVTPPPKDDSAGSDVEVAEALIQSVSQVKEQVGRIVVGQGEVIEQLLIAILARGHCLLEGVPGLAKTLMVRTLASSMNLDFRRIQFTPDLMPGDITGTDIIQEDHETGHREMLFRPGPVFTQMLLADEINRTPPKTQAALLEAMQEHEVTAGGKTYALKEPFFVLATQNPIEQEGTYPLPEAQRDRFLFHVVVGYPSRDQEAEIVERTTSGDLADVQPVVSGEDICRFQSVVRRVPLPEHVKNWVIDAVRSARPNEADAKDWVKEWIQWGPGPRASQQLVLASKARALLHGRTHVTLEDAQALALPVLRHRIVPTFSAEADGISVEDLVGRLVAEQSAGAASVL, from the coding sequence ATGGTCACACCGCCACCCAAAGATGATTCTGCTGGTTCGGATGTTGAAGTGGCGGAGGCGTTGATTCAAAGCGTTTCGCAGGTCAAAGAGCAGGTCGGCCGAATCGTGGTCGGCCAGGGTGAGGTGATCGAGCAGTTGCTGATCGCCATCTTGGCTCGCGGGCATTGTTTGCTTGAAGGCGTGCCGGGTTTGGCGAAAACGTTGATGGTCAGAACATTGGCCAGTTCCATGAACCTGGATTTTCGGCGGATTCAATTCACGCCGGATTTGATGCCGGGCGACATCACCGGAACCGACATCATTCAGGAAGACCACGAAACCGGACATCGCGAAATGTTGTTTCGGCCTGGGCCCGTGTTCACGCAAATGCTGTTGGCCGACGAGATCAACCGAACACCGCCAAAGACGCAGGCGGCATTGTTGGAAGCGATGCAGGAGCACGAGGTCACCGCGGGCGGCAAGACCTATGCATTGAAAGAACCGTTCTTTGTCTTGGCCACGCAAAACCCAATTGAGCAGGAAGGCACTTACCCCTTGCCGGAAGCTCAACGCGATCGTTTCCTGTTCCATGTTGTGGTTGGCTATCCGTCACGCGATCAAGAGGCCGAGATTGTGGAACGAACGACGTCCGGCGATTTGGCGGATGTCCAACCGGTGGTCAGCGGCGAGGACATTTGCCGATTCCAGTCCGTGGTGCGTCGCGTTCCGTTGCCGGAGCATGTCAAGAATTGGGTGATCGATGCGGTTCGGTCCGCTCGACCCAACGAAGCCGACGCGAAAGATTGGGTCAAGGAATGGATCCAATGGGGGCCGGGGCCTCGGGCGAGCCAGCAATTGGTGCTGGCGTCCAAGGCTCGTGCGTTGTTGCACGGTCGAACCCACGTCACGTTGGAAGACGCGCAAGCATTGGCTTTGCCGGTCTTGCGTCACCGAATCGTGCCGACGTTTTCCGCGGAAGCCGACGGGATCTCGGTGGAGGACTTGGTGGGCCGTTTGGTCGCCGAGCAATCCGCCGGTGCCGCGTCCGTTCTGTAG
- the pheA gene encoding prephenate dehydratase gives MSTPESRDTIRSIDQQILELLQRRCLAMKADDDGKDDERQVSISWAQTLCIIDQLVADQANSPIGQDDQRDVLRHIASTCWRASHPGAYAFLGPMDSYSHLAAIAYFGEGANLLPVSSIGTVFETVGRGDCAGGIVPIENSTDGRIVDTFGRLSQGEASIVGEVQLAIHHQLLAMCDRESITEVHSKPQAISQCRLWLNTHLPKAKLIECSSTAAAAKLAASQPGIAAIASEAAGRRQGLRVVGANIEDNRNNVTRFAVLGHDQPTPSGNDKTTLLFQVAHQPGALADVMGIFKQHDLNLTWIESFPQPGTHNEYFFVVEFPGHQQDTKVANAIEALQSATHHTHVLGSYAKGARAEG, from the coding sequence ATGAGCACACCTGAATCACGCGATACGATCCGTTCCATCGATCAACAGATCCTGGAACTGCTGCAGCGACGCTGCCTCGCCATGAAAGCGGATGACGACGGCAAAGACGATGAGCGCCAAGTCAGCATTTCTTGGGCGCAAACTCTCTGCATCATTGACCAACTTGTCGCGGACCAAGCCAACTCACCCATTGGCCAAGACGACCAACGCGACGTGCTACGTCACATCGCCTCGACATGCTGGCGAGCATCGCATCCAGGTGCCTACGCGTTCCTGGGTCCGATGGACAGCTACAGTCACTTGGCGGCGATTGCTTATTTCGGCGAAGGCGCCAACCTGCTGCCCGTCAGCTCCATTGGCACCGTCTTCGAAACGGTGGGACGTGGCGACTGCGCCGGCGGTATCGTGCCGATTGAAAATAGCACCGACGGACGAATCGTGGACACCTTCGGCAGACTCTCCCAAGGCGAAGCATCGATCGTGGGTGAGGTCCAATTGGCCATCCATCATCAACTGCTGGCGATGTGCGATCGCGAATCCATCACTGAAGTGCACAGCAAACCTCAAGCGATCTCGCAGTGCCGCCTTTGGCTGAACACTCATCTGCCCAAAGCAAAATTGATTGAGTGCAGCTCGACCGCCGCCGCAGCAAAACTCGCCGCCTCTCAACCCGGCATCGCGGCGATCGCCAGTGAAGCGGCCGGTCGTCGACAAGGATTGCGAGTGGTGGGCGCGAACATTGAAGACAATCGGAACAACGTCACACGATTCGCCGTGCTCGGACATGATCAACCCACGCCAAGCGGAAACGACAAAACCACGCTGCTCTTCCAAGTCGCTCACCAACCCGGTGCCCTCGCCGATGTGATGGGCATCTTCAAACAGCACGACCTCAACCTGACCTGGATCGAATCCTTCCCTCAACCAGGTACCCACAACGAATACTTCTTCGTCGTGGAGTTCCCCGGTCACCAGCAAGACACGAAGGTCGCCAACGCCATCGAAGCGTTGCAATCCGCCACGCATCACACGCATGTGCTGGGCAGCTACGCGAAAGGCGCGAGGGCTGAGGGCTGA
- the dnaK gene encoding molecular chaperone DnaK yields the protein MAQGEKIIGIDLGTTNSVVAIMEGSEPKVIPNPEGNRLTPSVVAFTDKQETIVGEPARRQAVTNPKRTVYSAKRFMGRRHNEVQSEEKMVPYGITGGAGDYVKIQVGDNEYTPQEISAKVLRKLKESAESYLGHKVNKAVITVPAYFNDAQRQATKDAGQIAGLEVARIINEPTAAALAYGLDKTKDESIIVFDLGGGTFDVSVLEVADSGDEEQESRVFQVVSTSGDTHLGGDDFDEALINYVASEFQKENGIDLRNDAMALQRLQEACEKAKKELSSLPETDINLPFITMDASGPKHLTMKITRSKFEELIDDLVERCRGPVLQALKDAGLDPKDIDEIVLVGGSTRVPKVREVVKSIFGKDPHQGVNPDEVVAVGAAIQGSVLAGDRNDVLLLDVTPLTLGIETEGGVMTALVERNTTIPAEKKNVFSTAADNQTAVTVRVFQGERKMANANRLLAEFNLDDIPAAPRGVPQIEVKFDIDQNGILSVSAKELKTGKEANVEIKDSGALSESDIEQMQKDAEANAEEDKRQFELVEARNKVNQQVYQLEKLMTENDEKLSDDDKAPMNAAIEKVKKAAEGDDLAEIKAASDELEAASQAFSKVLYEKTDAAGDAGADASGAAGAAAGGGDDDDAIDAEFEVKE from the coding sequence ATGGCACAAGGCGAAAAAATCATTGGTATCGACCTCGGGACCACGAACAGCGTGGTTGCGATCATGGAAGGGAGTGAGCCCAAGGTCATTCCCAACCCCGAAGGCAACCGACTGACACCCAGTGTCGTCGCTTTCACCGACAAGCAAGAGACCATCGTCGGCGAACCAGCCCGACGTCAAGCCGTCACCAACCCGAAACGCACCGTTTACTCGGCGAAGCGTTTCATGGGGCGTCGTCACAACGAAGTTCAATCGGAAGAAAAAATGGTGCCCTACGGCATCACCGGTGGAGCAGGTGACTACGTCAAAATTCAAGTTGGCGACAACGAATACACGCCTCAAGAAATCTCGGCCAAAGTCCTTCGCAAACTGAAGGAATCGGCTGAGTCTTACTTGGGGCACAAGGTCAACAAGGCCGTCATCACCGTTCCCGCTTATTTCAACGACGCGCAACGTCAAGCGACCAAAGACGCTGGGCAGATCGCAGGTTTGGAAGTCGCGCGGATCATCAACGAGCCCACCGCGGCTGCTCTCGCTTATGGTTTGGACAAGACCAAAGACGAAAGCATCATCGTGTTTGACCTTGGTGGTGGTACGTTCGACGTTTCCGTCTTGGAAGTTGCCGACAGTGGTGACGAAGAGCAGGAAAGCCGAGTCTTCCAAGTGGTCAGCACCTCGGGTGACACGCACCTCGGTGGCGACGACTTTGACGAAGCCTTGATCAACTACGTTGCCAGCGAATTCCAAAAGGAAAACGGCATCGATCTGCGGAACGATGCGATGGCACTGCAACGTTTGCAAGAAGCCTGCGAAAAGGCCAAGAAAGAACTGAGCTCGTTGCCAGAAACCGACATCAACTTGCCCTTCATCACGATGGACGCTTCCGGACCGAAGCACCTGACGATGAAGATCACTCGTTCGAAATTCGAAGAGCTGATTGATGATTTGGTGGAACGTTGCCGCGGCCCAGTGTTGCAAGCATTGAAAGATGCTGGTTTGGATCCCAAAGACATCGACGAGATCGTCTTGGTCGGTGGTAGCACGCGAGTGCCAAAGGTTCGTGAAGTTGTCAAAAGCATCTTCGGAAAGGACCCGCACCAAGGTGTGAACCCCGACGAAGTTGTCGCCGTTGGTGCTGCGATTCAAGGCAGCGTCTTGGCGGGTGATCGCAACGACGTGTTGTTGTTGGACGTGACTCCATTGACCTTGGGAATTGAAACCGAAGGTGGTGTGATGACCGCTTTGGTCGAACGCAACACCACGATTCCGGCGGAAAAGAAGAACGTCTTCAGCACCGCCGCCGACAATCAAACCGCGGTGACCGTTCGCGTGTTCCAGGGTGAACGCAAGATGGCCAACGCCAACCGGTTGCTTGCTGAATTCAATCTGGATGACATTCCAGCCGCCCCGCGTGGCGTGCCTCAGATCGAAGTCAAATTTGACATCGACCAAAACGGCATCCTGAGCGTTTCGGCGAAGGAACTGAAGACTGGAAAAGAAGCCAACGTCGAAATCAAAGACAGCGGTGCGTTGTCCGAGAGCGACATCGAGCAGATGCAAAAAGATGCCGAAGCCAACGCCGAAGAAGACAAGCGTCAATTCGAGTTGGTGGAAGCTCGCAACAAGGTGAACCAGCAGGTTTACCAGCTCGAGAAGCTGATGACCGAAAACGATGAGAAGCTGTCCGATGACGACAAGGCTCCGATGAACGCTGCGATCGAAAAAGTCAAGAAAGCCGCCGAAGGCGATGACTTGGCTGAGATCAAAGCCGCCTCGGATGAATTGGAAGCCGCATCGCAAGCCTTCAGCAAAGTCTTGTACGAGAAGACGGACGCTGCGGGTGACGCGGGAGCCGATGCTTCAGGAGCCGCCGGCGCGGCTGCTGGAGGCGGTGATGACGACGACGCAATCGACGCGGAGTTCGAAGTCAAAGAATGA